One genomic window of Candidatus Kuenenia stuttgartiensis includes the following:
- a CDS encoding Mu transposase C-terminal domain-containing protein — protein sequence MDAALAFFMKRIPRTVDRTFADVRIDNRFYRVDPKLRGDKVEVRYDPYGDLKKVLIYSANGEYLGSGNLYLRDQGAETPAASPSKPKHNYLDLITQKHKSILQAQAKGIDYHQIISERPWPFMAFVQKLALLMGHKGSLSAFSSHELESLKKCYNRIPALNESLLTEAFQNASVKTLPYIIRELQIAYSKKEVS from the coding sequence ATGGACGCCGCTCTTGCCTTCTTCATGAAACGCATCCCCAGAACCGTTGACAGAACCTTTGCCGATGTCCGCATTGATAACCGCTTTTACCGTGTTGACCCCAAACTCAGAGGCGATAAAGTAGAAGTCCGTTACGACCCATACGGCGATCTCAAAAAGGTCTTGATCTATTCCGCAAACGGTGAATACCTCGGCTCGGGAAATCTCTACCTGCGCGACCAGGGCGCTGAAACTCCAGCCGCCTCACCTTCAAAACCAAAACATAATTACCTCGACCTTATCACTCAGAAACACAAATCCATTCTCCAGGCTCAGGCCAAAGGCATTGATTACCACCAAATCATCTCCGAACGACCCTGGCCATTCATGGCATTCGTCCAGAAACTCGCACTCCTCATGGGACACAAAGGCTCTCTCTCCGCCTTCAGCTCTCATGAACTCGAATCGCTTAAAAAATGCTACAACCGTATCCCCGCTCTCAACGAATCATTGCTCACGGAGGCATTCCAAAATGCCTCCGTGAAAACCTTACCCTATATCATTCGTGAATTACAAATCGCTTACTCGAAAAAGGAGGTCTCTTAA
- a CDS encoding SBBP repeat-containing protein — translation MLTVPFILNKGQVDARVKFYANTFGATIYVTSEGEIVYSLPHISDRPGTKTQNITAQTEPCSQDSTVATMRKADSKNNLVMKNIVLTEHLAGGKTVNIKGEKTSVTKVNYYKHKDPSQWQQNIPTYECLCFGEVFNGVDLVLKAYGNNVEKLFHVKPNASAEGIRIKIHGASSLHVNKTGQLEAETPLGNVTFTRPEAYQEINGKKILVAASYHLKDAGMVYGFKVDEYDKTKELVIDPLLASTYLGGSDNDEVCSLAIDGDGYVYIAGNTLQSDFPTTGGSYNTGSAGSNVFISKINPTLTSLLASTYLGGSSEDKVRSLLLDPEGNVYVTGETNSSDFPTTENAYAGSLNDSYGDVFVSRLDTDLTNLLASTYLGGTFGDYSRDIAIAAEGNIYVTGDTNSADFPASAGAYKTSLTGSSRDVFVSKLNNELTGLLASTFMGGSSGDYSSALVIDSKGNVFIAGTTGSSDFPASSGTYDAVFNGGEHDVDGFVSKFDKDLTSLLAATYIGGYFNDYISDMASDSEGNIYVTGGTLSSNFPITTKAYDTTYNFGSDAFVSKLSNDLKTLIASTFLGSSGYPSEGYDYNYGYEHANAIVIVSDGKIYVTGSTYSSDFPTTIGSYNASFNGGGADAFISSFDNNLEDLLDSTYLGGSSGYDCGKALATGPEGDIYVAGFTNASNFPVTSGVLYANYSGKIDTFISQLDSDLSAFLGKISGSLSDENKNPVESAKIALKGKTTKIKRKTFSDENGLFEFGNLKADTYNITATKNSYRKYKTKVDLEEGEKKEIKAEMKKTKTR, via the coding sequence ATGCTTACGGTACCCTTTATTCTTAATAAAGGACAAGTAGATGCAAGGGTAAAATTTTATGCCAACACCTTTGGCGCGACAATTTATGTGACAAGCGAAGGTGAAATAGTTTATTCATTGCCGCATATTTCAGACAGGCCAGGAACGAAAACGCAAAATATTACCGCGCAAACCGAACCCTGTTCCCAAGACTCCACAGTTGCAACTATGAGAAAGGCAGATAGTAAGAACAACCTGGTTATGAAGAATATCGTGCTTACGGAGCATTTGGCCGGTGGAAAGACGGTTAATATAAAGGGAGAAAAAACTTCGGTTACGAAGGTTAACTATTATAAGCATAAAGACCCTTCGCAGTGGCAACAAAATATCCCAACATACGAGTGTCTCTGTTTTGGCGAGGTTTTCAACGGAGTAGATTTAGTATTAAAGGCGTATGGCAACAATGTAGAAAAACTTTTCCACGTAAAACCAAATGCCAGCGCGGAAGGAATAAGAATAAAGATACACGGAGCGAGTTCGTTACATGTTAATAAAACAGGACAACTGGAGGCAGAGACGCCGTTAGGAAATGTTACGTTCACCAGGCCGGAAGCATATCAGGAAATAAATGGGAAAAAGATCCTGGTGGCGGCAAGCTATCATTTGAAAGATGCCGGTATGGTTTATGGTTTTAAAGTGGATGAGTATGATAAAACGAAGGAGCTTGTTATCGACCCCCTTCTTGCTTCTACCTATCTTGGCGGTTCAGATAACGATGAAGTGTGTTCTTTGGCAATTGACGGGGATGGGTATGTCTATATCGCCGGTAATACATTGCAGTCTGACTTTCCGACTACCGGTGGTTCATACAATACCGGCAGCGCAGGAAGTAATGTTTTCATTTCAAAAATAAATCCAACGTTAACTAGTCTTCTTGCTTCGACTTATTTGGGCGGATCTTCAGAGGATAAAGTACGGTCTTTGCTTTTAGACCCGGAAGGGAATGTTTACGTAACTGGAGAAACGAATTCGTCCGATTTCCCAACAACTGAAAATGCTTATGCAGGGTCGTTAAACGATTCATATGGAGATGTTTTTGTTTCCCGGCTTGACACCGATTTGACGAATCTTCTGGCTTCTACCTATTTAGGCGGGACTTTTGGCGATTATAGCCGAGATATAGCAATTGCTGCAGAGGGAAATATTTATGTAACGGGTGATACAAATTCTGCTGATTTTCCTGCTTCAGCGGGCGCTTATAAAACTTCATTGACCGGCAGCTCCAGAGATGTTTTTGTTTCAAAACTGAATAATGAACTAACCGGTCTTTTGGCCTCAACATTCATGGGAGGTTCTTCCGGTGATTATAGCAGCGCCCTTGTTATCGATTCCAAAGGAAACGTTTTTATCGCAGGCACTACCGGCTCATCAGATTTCCCTGCTTCTTCAGGCACGTATGATGCTGTCTTTAATGGTGGAGAACATGATGTTGATGGTTTCGTTTCAAAGTTTGATAAGGATCTGACGAGCCTTCTTGCTGCCACATACATTGGGGGATATTTTAATGACTATATAAGCGATATGGCAAGCGATTCTGAAGGCAATATTTATGTAACGGGTGGCACCCTTTCTTCGAATTTTCCAATAACTACAAAGGCATATGATACGACATACAATTTTGGCTCCGATGCCTTTGTATCGAAATTGAGCAATGATTTAAAAACACTTATTGCCTCAACCTTTTTGGGCAGTTCGGGCTATCCTTCAGAAGGGTACGACTATAATTACGGATATGAGCATGCGAATGCCATCGTTATTGTTTCGGACGGAAAAATTTACGTAACCGGCAGTACGTATTCTTCAGATTTCCCTACCACAATAGGGTCTTATAACGCCTCATTTAATGGTGGAGGTGCAGATGCGTTCATTTCCAGTTTTGACAACAATCTGGAAGATCTGCTGGATTCCACCTATCTTGGCGGTTCCTCTGGCTATGATTGCGGCAAGGCATTGGCAACAGGGCCGGAGGGAGATATTTATGTTGCCGGATTTACGAATGCTTCAAATTTCCCGGTTACCAGTGGGGTTCTTTATGCAAATTATAGCGGTAAGATAGACACCTTTATTTCACAACTGGATAGTGATCTATCTGCATTTTTGGGGAAAATATCGGGAAGTTTGAGCGATGAGAATAAAAACCCCGTTGAATCTGCTAAGATAGCACTGAAGGGAAAAACTACAAAAATTAAAAGGAAAACCTTTTCTGATGAAAATGGACTTTTCGAGTTTGGCAATTTAAAGGCGGATACGTATAATATTACAGCTACAAAGAATAGCTACAGGAAATACAAAACAAAGGTTGATCTGGAAGAGGGAGAAAAGAAGGAAATTAAGGCAGAGATGAAGAAAACAAAGACCCGATGA
- a CDS encoding tetratricopeptide repeat protein: MTNVLPFIISGWLFLGWIDPFADQVRQGNELYKNGNYDQALEKYLNVQVDSPDVPQLSFNVADTQYKRGKYDEALKSFEKVLKTGTPEMQAKTSFNIGNTLYKQGKMGEALDWYKKTVDIIDEIAPKKGGELEQLKNDAMYNHEFVEKKLEEQQQQGQDNQQEQEQEHKQSEQEQQNDQNEGDDQSAENKEQEGKEQEPDGGNQPSEDKQEEDLNKENEQPSHANEEQQQQQQQKDKPPTQQQDAQTQEEGNRQMSKEEAERILDALNQVEKEARPVNREKQHQPHRSVEKDW, encoded by the coding sequence ATGACGAATGTGCTGCCTTTCATTATAAGCGGTTGGTTGTTTCTCGGCTGGATAGACCCCTTTGCCGATCAGGTCCGGCAGGGAAATGAACTCTATAAAAACGGAAATTATGACCAAGCCCTGGAAAAATATCTTAACGTACAGGTAGATTCCCCAGATGTTCCGCAATTGAGTTTTAATGTTGCTGATACGCAATACAAGCGGGGTAAATACGATGAAGCACTTAAATCATTTGAGAAGGTGCTGAAAACGGGAACCCCGGAAATGCAGGCGAAAACCAGTTTTAACATAGGAAACACACTCTATAAGCAGGGGAAGATGGGCGAGGCATTAGACTGGTATAAAAAAACGGTTGATATTATTGATGAAATAGCACCAAAAAAAGGCGGTGAACTTGAACAATTAAAAAACGATGCAATGTATAATCATGAATTTGTCGAAAAAAAATTAGAGGAACAGCAACAACAGGGGCAGGATAATCAACAGGAACAGGAACAAGAACATAAACAAAGTGAACAGGAACAGCAAAATGACCAGAACGAAGGCGATGATCAATCTGCTGAAAATAAAGAACAAGAGGGTAAGGAACAAGAACCGGATGGAGGTAACCAGCCATCCGAAGATAAGCAGGAAGAAGATTTAAACAAGGAGAATGAACAACCTTCTCACGCGAATGAAGAGCAGCAGCAGCAGCAGCAGCAGAAAGATAAACCTCCTACACAGCAGCAGGATGCGCAAACCCAGGAAGAGGGAAATCGACAAATGTCGAAAGAAGAAGCGGAGCGTATTCTTGATGCGTTGAATCAGGTTGAAAAAGAGGCGAGACCAGTAAACAGAGAAAAACAACACCAGCCACACAGGTCGGTAGAAAAAGACTGGTAA
- a CDS encoding AAA family ATPase, with protein sequence MDSGVRSITERVKAESDLINTLLYEVGKVIVGQKYLIERLLIGMLSNGHVLLEGVPGLAKTMSIMTLAKAMHASFQRIQFTPDLLPADLLGTLIYNPKSGEFTVRKGPVFTNIVLADEINRAPAKVQSALLEAMQDREVTIGDETFKLEEPFLVLATQNPIEHEGTYPLPEAQLDRFMLKLNITYPDKKEEREILERMATTKSDIKVNPVISPNDILRLRTVVDGIYIDDKIKDYIIDIVFASREPKTYNLDLDQFIEYGASPRATINLTLAAKAHAFLKGRGFVTPQDVKSIGMDVLRHRIIITYEAEAEEIRPEDIINKIFDNVEVP encoded by the coding sequence ATGGATTCTGGTGTTAGAAGTATTACAGAAAGGGTAAAGGCGGAAAGTGATTTAATAAATACCCTTCTGTACGAGGTAGGTAAGGTAATTGTAGGACAAAAATACCTGATCGAGAGATTATTAATCGGGATGCTTTCCAACGGACATGTTTTATTAGAGGGTGTTCCCGGATTGGCAAAGACAATGTCCATTATGACACTCGCAAAAGCAATGCATGCCTCCTTTCAAAGGATACAATTTACCCCTGATTTACTGCCTGCGGATTTGCTTGGCACGCTTATTTACAATCCCAAGAGCGGTGAATTTACCGTTCGCAAGGGACCGGTTTTTACGAATATCGTGCTGGCGGATGAGATAAACCGCGCTCCGGCGAAGGTGCAAAGCGCACTTTTAGAGGCCATGCAGGATCGGGAGGTTACCATTGGCGATGAGACGTTTAAACTGGAGGAACCGTTTCTGGTATTGGCAACTCAGAACCCAATTGAGCACGAAGGCACGTATCCGCTGCCGGAAGCACAGTTGGACCGTTTTATGCTGAAATTGAATATTACGTATCCTGACAAAAAAGAGGAACGTGAAATATTAGAGCGTATGGCTACCACCAAAAGCGATATTAAGGTAAATCCGGTAATTTCTCCGAACGATATCTTACGGTTACGCACGGTGGTGGACGGGATTTACATCGACGACAAGATTAAAGATTATATTATAGATATTGTCTTTGCCTCCAGAGAACCGAAGACGTATAACCTGGATTTGGATCAATTCATTGAATATGGAGCGTCTCCGCGTGCAACAATAAATCTGACATTAGCGGCAAAGGCGCACGCGTTTCTCAAGGGTAGGGGATTTGTCACTCCTCAGGACGTAAAATCTATAGGAATGGACGTCCTCCGGCATAGAATAATCATAACATATGAAGCAGAGGCAGAAGAAATACGGCCGGAAGATATTATTAATAAAATTTTTGATAACGTGGAAGTTCCTTAA
- a CDS encoding helix-turn-helix domain-containing protein has product MKSKDEKWALFWCNLLHPVIFGEIEKEQTNLFLKKLCLQEVVFPNGKRKRPTISTLRRKLNRYRKDGFQSLARKARSDRGASRRFSPEIIDKAVELKKEQPRRSDDCLNRFLEKYYGKTIPKSTLYRHLRLAGATRLKLGVSQQKVRIRS; this is encoded by the coding sequence ATGAAATCGAAAGACGAAAAATGGGCTTTATTCTGGTGCAATCTTCTGCATCCTGTCATCTTCGGTGAGATTGAGAAGGAGCAGACCAACCTTTTTCTGAAAAAACTCTGCCTTCAGGAGGTCGTATTCCCCAACGGAAAGCGGAAAAGACCCACTATCTCTACCCTCAGGAGAAAACTCAACCGCTACCGCAAAGATGGATTTCAATCTCTTGCAAGAAAGGCGAGGAGCGACCGTGGCGCATCCAGAAGGTTTTCTCCTGAAATTATCGACAAAGCCGTTGAACTCAAAAAAGAACAACCACGCCGCAGCGACGATTGCCTCAACCGCTTTCTTGAGAAATACTATGGGAAAACGATCCCCAAATCCACCCTCTACCGCCATCTCAGACTCGCAGGGGCGACCCGGCTCAAACTCGGCGTCTCACAGCAAAAGGTGCGTATACGCTCTTAG
- a CDS encoding vWA domain-containing protein, translating into MILRDPLLLLLLVIIPFLLYVYFRQKGTHPLIFSSIRNLKKLKPSLAQRYRHIIVVLRSLAIALCIIALARPQQGNEQTKVKTEGIDIVLAVDISGSMLAEDFEMDGKRQNRLYVVKQVVKDFINKRSTDPIGLVVFSANAYTQCPLTLDYGILLQFLEKTEIGLLEDGTAIGSAIASSVDRLRNTKAQSKVIVLLTDGRNNSGQIDPLTAAELAQAFNIKIYTIGAGSKGLVPYPARDLFGNRVMRQVKIDIDDESLAEIANITGGRYYRATDTGSLKEIYQQIDALEKTETEITHYKEYKELFHYFLLPAFGCLLIELCLKKTKLRKIP; encoded by the coding sequence ATGATTCTTCGAGACCCTTTATTACTACTGTTACTGGTTATTATTCCCTTTCTGTTGTATGTTTATTTCCGGCAAAAGGGAACACATCCGCTGATTTTTTCTTCAATAAGAAATCTAAAAAAATTAAAACCTTCACTTGCACAAAGGTATCGCCACATCATTGTTGTTTTACGCTCGCTGGCTATTGCATTATGTATTATTGCATTAGCGCGTCCGCAGCAAGGCAATGAACAAACAAAGGTAAAGACAGAAGGGATAGACATTGTTCTCGCCGTGGACATTTCAGGAAGTATGCTGGCGGAAGATTTCGAGATGGACGGCAAACGCCAGAACCGTTTGTATGTGGTAAAGCAGGTGGTAAAGGATTTTATAAACAAACGCTCAACCGACCCTATCGGCCTGGTGGTATTTTCGGCTAATGCCTACACACAATGCCCTTTAACGCTCGACTATGGGATATTACTGCAGTTTTTGGAAAAAACAGAGATTGGGCTACTTGAAGACGGCACAGCAATCGGCTCTGCGATTGCTTCCTCTGTAGACCGTTTGAGAAATACAAAAGCACAAAGCAAGGTGATTGTGCTTTTAACGGACGGCAGAAATAATTCAGGGCAAATTGACCCTCTTACCGCAGCGGAACTTGCACAGGCATTTAATATTAAAATTTATACGATCGGGGCAGGGTCAAAGGGATTGGTCCCTTATCCTGCAAGAGATTTATTTGGAAACAGGGTGATGAGACAGGTAAAGATAGATATTGATGATGAAAGCCTGGCGGAAATAGCAAATATTACCGGAGGCCGGTATTACCGGGCTACCGATACGGGGTCGCTCAAAGAAATTTACCAGCAAATAGATGCGCTCGAAAAAACAGAAACGGAAATAACCCATTACAAGGAATACAAGGAATTGTTTCATTATTTTCTGCTTCCGGCATTTGGGTGTTTATTGATTGAATTGTGCCTGAAAAAAACAAAATTAAGGAAAATTCCTTAA
- a CDS encoding DUF58 domain-containing protein, whose protein sequence is MISADVLKQIRQIQIHTSRLVNEALVGEYHSIFKGVGIEFEEVREYQPGDEIRMIDWNVTARMGRPFIKRFVEERELTVMLLVDVSASENFGSVKYLKNKVAIEICSLLAFSAIKNNDKVGVIMFTDKIEKFIPPKKGAKHVFKVIRELLCSKPSGKGTNIAMALDYLNKIASRKTITFIVSDFIAEENAYARSLRTANKKHDVIAVNIIDPREQKLPNVGFIELEDAESGERIITDTSNSSARKEYSMMALRQKEERSQLFRSTGVDEVVVNTQKNYVEPIIRFFRIREKRI, encoded by the coding sequence ATGATTTCAGCAGATGTTTTAAAACAAATTCGTCAGATCCAGATTCACACAAGCCGCCTTGTCAATGAAGCGTTAGTGGGCGAGTACCACAGTATTTTCAAAGGAGTTGGTATTGAATTCGAGGAGGTGCGCGAATATCAGCCCGGAGATGAAATACGGATGATTGACTGGAATGTGACGGCACGCATGGGACGCCCCTTTATTAAACGCTTTGTTGAGGAACGGGAATTAACCGTAATGCTTCTGGTGGATGTAAGCGCGTCAGAAAATTTCGGCTCGGTAAAATATTTAAAAAATAAAGTGGCAATAGAAATATGCTCTCTCCTTGCCTTTTCTGCAATTAAAAACAATGATAAAGTGGGTGTTATTATGTTTACGGATAAAATCGAGAAATTCATACCTCCGAAAAAAGGGGCAAAACACGTCTTCAAAGTTATTCGGGAACTTTTGTGTTCAAAGCCGTCGGGAAAAGGCACGAACATCGCCATGGCGCTGGACTACTTAAATAAGATTGCTTCCCGAAAGACGATTACCTTTATCGTGTCTGACTTCATTGCGGAAGAAAATGCTTATGCGCGTTCATTAAGAACCGCAAATAAGAAACATGATGTGATCGCGGTTAATATTATTGATCCGAGAGAACAGAAATTGCCCAATGTAGGTTTTATCGAATTAGAGGATGCGGAATCAGGCGAGAGAATAATAACAGATACCTCGAATTCAAGTGCAAGAAAAGAGTATAGCATGATGGCCCTACGGCAAAAAGAAGAACGGTCTCAATTATTTCGTTCAACAGGTGTTGATGAAGTTGTCGTTAATACTCAAAAAAATTACGTAGAACCCATAATTCGTTTTTTCAGAATAAGAGAGAAGAGGATTTAA
- a CDS encoding DDE-type integrase/transposase/recombinase has product MLVDGEALPTNLCLFIDCYSRYVVEGRYYLKQTLDILIDSLIRAWTIHGSPKELYLDNAKVYHSDALRSACYNLGIKLIHRPPRDPAPGGLVERFFGTSQT; this is encoded by the coding sequence GTGCTCGTTGACGGCGAGGCGCTTCCCACAAACCTCTGTCTCTTTATCGACTGCTACAGCCGTTATGTGGTCGAAGGACGGTATTATCTCAAACAAACCCTCGATATCCTTATCGATTCTCTCATCAGGGCCTGGACTATCCACGGCTCGCCCAAAGAACTCTACCTCGACAATGCCAAGGTCTACCACTCTGACGCCCTGCGCTCTGCCTGTTACAACCTCGGCATTAAACTCATCCACAGACCACCACGCGACCCTGCTCCCGGCGGACTGGTCGAACGTTTCTTCGGCACCAGCCAGACATAG
- a CDS encoding VWA domain-containing protein — MRDLNRFASLDLLKMAGFSLSRKKQWLKAVLMIIGVLFLIITLIEPKWGYHWEEVEKKGIDIMIAVDTSRSMLADDVKPNRLEVAKREIEDLLKILEGDRVGLIAFAGRAFTYCPLTSDYSAFRLFLNDLNVNIIPVGGTAIAEAIYKGIDAFGENENNHKAMIIITDGENHETDPLKAASKAKEKGIVIYTVGVGKKEGSYIKIIDEQGKETLLKDAHGQVVKSRLDEITLNKIALETGGLYTPAYGTKWGLAKIYNESFAQIEGSVYKTQRVKKYVNRFQIPLFFAIIFICLECFVKETKYS; from the coding sequence ATGAGAGATTTAAACCGGTTTGCCAGTCTCGATCTGTTGAAGATGGCAGGCTTTTCCCTTAGCAGAAAAAAACAATGGCTCAAGGCTGTTCTGATGATTATTGGAGTCCTCTTTCTTATCATCACACTCATAGAGCCCAAATGGGGATATCATTGGGAAGAGGTGGAAAAAAAGGGCATTGATATTATGATTGCGGTTGATACTTCCCGAAGTATGCTGGCAGATGATGTAAAACCAAACCGCCTGGAAGTCGCAAAACGGGAAATTGAAGACCTGTTGAAAATACTGGAAGGCGACCGTGTCGGGTTGATTGCATTTGCGGGTAGGGCGTTTACTTATTGTCCACTCACCTCTGATTATAGCGCATTCCGGCTTTTTTTGAATGATTTGAATGTAAACATTATCCCCGTAGGCGGGACTGCAATAGCCGAGGCGATTTATAAGGGCATCGACGCCTTTGGCGAAAACGAGAACAACCATAAAGCAATGATAATAATTACCGATGGGGAAAACCACGAAACCGATCCATTAAAAGCGGCAAGTAAAGCAAAAGAAAAGGGGATAGTCATCTATACGGTCGGCGTTGGCAAAAAAGAAGGGTCGTACATCAAAATCATTGATGAACAGGGAAAAGAGACTTTATTAAAAGACGCACATGGGCAGGTAGTAAAATCAAGGCTGGACGAAATAACCCTGAATAAAATAGCGCTTGAAACAGGCGGACTTTATACACCCGCATATGGTACTAAATGGGGACTGGCGAAGATTTATAATGAAAGCTTCGCACAAATAGAAGGGTCTGTTTACAAGACACAAAGGGTTAAAAAATATGTAAACCGGTTTCAGATCCCCCTTTTCTTTGCCATTATTTTCATATGCCTCGAATGTTTTGTGAAAGAAACGAAATACTCTTGA
- a CDS encoding IS1634 family transposase: protein MVVICTMVDMHIVENKSKSGKKIYRSTLLRESYREDGKVKKRTIANLSNCTPLEIEAIRLALAHKDDLCALGALSESVKLHEGLSVGAAWSVYQVAKELGIEEALGKDFEGKLALWQVMARVIGRGSRLSAVRLAQIHAAGDVLDMKRGFDENNLYDNLSWLSENQAKIERKLFELRRGGNKPKLFLYDVTSSYLEGKSNHFGEYGYNRDGKKRKKQIVIGMLCDESGEPVSTEVFRGNTQDPKTFESQVKKVLERFGCKDVTIVGATS from the coding sequence ATGGTTGTTATCTGTACAATGGTGGACATGCATATTGTAGAGAACAAGTCAAAATCCGGTAAAAAAATCTATCGATCTACCCTTCTGCGGGAATCGTACCGTGAGGATGGGAAGGTCAAGAAACGCACCATTGCGAATCTGTCGAATTGCACTCCCCTGGAGATTGAAGCGATAAGACTTGCACTCGCACATAAAGACGATCTCTGTGCATTGGGCGCATTGTCAGAATCGGTGAAACTCCATGAGGGTTTGTCTGTGGGAGCAGCGTGGAGCGTGTACCAAGTGGCAAAGGAATTAGGGATAGAAGAGGCATTGGGAAAGGACTTTGAAGGAAAGCTGGCGCTTTGGCAAGTAATGGCAAGGGTAATAGGCCGGGGGTCAAGACTGTCTGCAGTAAGGCTGGCGCAGATACATGCTGCGGGTGACGTCCTGGATATGAAGCGTGGGTTTGACGAGAACAATCTGTACGATAATTTGTCATGGTTGTCAGAGAATCAGGCAAAGATAGAGCGAAAGCTGTTTGAGTTAAGACGAGGAGGCAATAAGCCGAAGTTGTTTTTGTATGACGTGACGAGCAGTTATTTAGAGGGGAAGTCGAATCATTTTGGTGAGTACGGGTATAATCGTGACGGCAAAAAGAGGAAAAAACAGATAGTGATCGGTATGCTTTGTGATGAATCCGGGGAGCCGGTATCAACAGAAGTATTTAGGGGCAACACCCAGGATCCGAAGACCTTTGAATCACAGGTAAAGAAGGTATTAGAGCGGTTTGGATGCAAAGATGTAACGATTGTAGGTGCTACGTCTTAG
- the rtcA gene encoding RNA 3'-terminal phosphate cyclase yields MADDIIKIDGSFGEGGGQILRTSLSLSAITKKPFEIHSIRANRKTPGISHQHLQAINATARICNAEVAGNTLRSTTIRFYPGNILHGTYSFNIGTAGSIALVLQTIFYPLSFAEGPSTITITGGTHVSHSPCTDYLERQWLFFLRKMGYDAEMQTTRAGFYPRGGGEVVMKISPSHTQHAIRIKDRGRLLRIKGLSVVSNLDTNIAKRQQMEAQKQFSVQNIPHEIALFEMPAIGKGTLLLLIGEFEYSQCCYFSLGEIGKRAETVAEEACNKLNNFLKTKGVFDEYLADQLIVPLALVKEEETTFTTSIITKHLLTNIEITKQFIPIGVTITGRINEEGSITIKPL; encoded by the coding sequence ATGGCCGATGATATTATCAAAATTGATGGTTCTTTTGGGGAAGGCGGGGGGCAAATACTGCGGACTTCGCTTTCTCTGTCAGCCATTACTAAAAAGCCTTTTGAAATACATAGCATCAGAGCCAACAGAAAAACACCCGGAATCAGCCATCAGCATTTACAGGCAATAAACGCTACCGCCAGGATTTGCAATGCGGAGGTAGCCGGGAACACCCTTCGCTCTACAACCATCAGATTTTATCCTGGTAATATCCTGCACGGAACATATTCTTTCAATATCGGGACTGCGGGTTCAATTGCCCTTGTATTACAAACGATATTCTATCCACTCAGTTTCGCAGAAGGCCCATCCACAATCACCATTACCGGCGGTACGCATGTAAGCCATAGTCCTTGTACGGATTATCTTGAGCGGCAATGGTTGTTTTTCCTGAGAAAAATGGGATATGATGCTGAAATGCAAACGACGAGAGCCGGCTTTTATCCACGTGGCGGAGGCGAAGTTGTAATGAAAATAAGTCCGTCACATACACAGCACGCCATACGAATAAAGGATAGGGGGCGTCTTCTCCGGATTAAAGGTCTCTCTGTAGTAAGCAATCTGGACACAAACATCGCAAAAAGACAACAAATGGAGGCTCAGAAACAGTTTTCAGTACAAAACATACCACATGAAATAGCCTTATTTGAAATGCCTGCAATCGGCAAGGGCACCCTGTTGCTTCTCATTGGGGAATTTGAATATAGCCAATGTTGTTATTTTAGCTTGGGTGAAATTGGCAAACGCGCTGAAACGGTAGCAGAAGAGGCGTGTAACAAACTAAACAATTTTTTAAAAACTAAAGGCGTATTCGATGAATACCTGGCCGATCAGCTTATTGTGCCACTTGCCCTGGTAAAGGAGGAAGAGACAACCTTTACCACGTCCATAATTACCAAACATCTGTTAACGAACATTGAAATTACAAAACAGTTTATCCCTATTGGTGTTACAATAACGGGCAGGATAAATGAAGAAGGTTCTATAACAATAAAACCTCTTTAA